The genomic segment GCTCGTTGTTGTAGATCCGATGCTGGCAACTGGCGGCTCCGCAATCGCGGCTATTACTGCGCTCAAAAAACGCGACTGCGAGCATATTAAGCTGATGTGTCTAATTGCCGCGCCTGAAGGCGTGAAGGCAGTACAGGAAGCGCACCCGGACATCGATATTTATATTGCTGCGCTTGATGAGTGTCTGAACGAGAAGGGCTATATTGTTCCAGGTCTTGGCGACGCGGGCGACCGCATGTTCGGCACCAATTAGCGCCTGCCTGGCGCAAGCAGATTATAGGAGTGAATTGTTTTGTCCAAATTAAAAGTAATGACTATTTTCGGTACGCGCCCGGAGGCAGTTAAGATGGCGCCGCTTGTTCTCGAATTGAACAAGCACTCGGACGATATTGAATCTATCGTCTGCGTAACTGCGCAGCACCGTCATATGCTCGATCAGGTGCTAGATTTTTTTGAAATCCAGCCGAATTATGATTTGAATGTGATGAAGGACCGCCAGACGCTGACGGAAACGACCGTGCGCGTTTTGGAGGGCCTTGATCCGATTTTGACGGAAGCGAAGCCGGATATCGTGCTTGTCCATGGCGACACGCAGACGACGTTCCTTGCCAGCTACGCGGCTTTCCTGAAGCAAATTCAGGTTGGCCATGTGGAAGCGGGGCTTCGGACTTGGAATAAGCTGTCCCCGTACCCGGAAGAGATGAACCGCCAGCTTGCAGGCGTGTTGTCCGATGTGCATTTTGCCCCAACCTCTTGGTCGGCAAGCAATTTGCTCAAGGAGAACAAGTCGGAGTCGACCATTTATGTTACGGGCAATACGGCAACGGACGTATTCCAGTACACGGTTGATCCTTCCTTTGCTCATCCGGTTATCGACTGGGCGAAAGGCAAACGGATGATTTTGATGACGGCGCATCGCCGCGAATCGCTGGGCGAGCCGCATCGCAATATTTTCCGTGCGGTAAAACGCATTGCCGATGAGCATGAAGATGTTGCCATTGTGTATGCCGTTCACCCGAATCCGGCTGTCAAAGAGCCGGCAACGGAAATTCTCGGCGGACATCCGCGTATTCAGCTTATCGATCCGCTGGATGTGTTCGAATTCCACAATTTTTATCCACATGCCTACATGATTTTGACCGATTCCGGCGGCCTGCAGGAGGAAGCTCCTTCGTTTGGAGTGCCAACGCTCGTGCTGCGCGATACAACAGAGCGTCCTGAGGGCATTGAGGCGGGTACACTTGAGCTTGTGGGTACGGATGAAGAGGTTGTTTACAGCCGGGCAAGCGCCTTGCTGAACGATGCTTCCTTGTATGAAAAGATGAGCCATGCGGCAAATCCATACGGTGATGGACAAGCTTCGACACGTATCGTGCAAGCTTTGCTGCATCATTTTGGAAGAAATTCTGAGCGTCCCGATCCGTTCACACAACGTTCATAGTTTACACATGGTCTTATAAATAGCGGCGCAATGCACAGCATACAGTTGTACTGTATGGTTTTGTCGGCTCTGAGGGCTTGATTTGACTGGCTTTTGGGCAATCTGTACAGTAAATCTATACAGGATTATCAATTGACAAACCTTGCGCCGCTTGGATAAAATAAATGAGGATTGACAGGGGTATGGGCCATGGATAAAAAGAACAGAAGAGACAATCCGCTGTTTGCCGCAGGTCTTGTCGGCGGACTAGGACTGCAAGTCGCTATTTGTATCTTTTTAGGGTACTTTCTCGGATCGTCGCTCGGTGAACGCTTTGGCGGAGGTTCGGGTTGGACGGTTGGAGGCATACTGGTCGGTCTGGCTGTCGGTCTTCTCTCAGGCATTCTGCTTGTGAAGAAGGTAATGGAGGATGCCGATGGATAAAATAATGAACACTGCAGTAAGGTCACTGCTCTTCGCGATGGGTGCATGTCTGCTTGTCTGGGCTTTAATGCCGAACTGGCGAACAGTCGCACTCGGTCTTCTACTGGGACTTGCAGCGAGTTTCATGAATGCGTTTTTACTGAGGCGCAGAGTGGAAATGATTACGCTTAAAGCAGCAGGAGGAACCTCTCGCAGAATGGGTATGGGACTTGGAAGCCGCATCGCTATGGTGCTGCTGGTTGCCATGGTTGCTTATCGCTTTCCGGAAGACTTCAGCATGCCAGCCGCATTAATTGGCTGTATGGTTATGCCTTTTATTCTTCTGGTAGCAGCTTATATTCATAATAGAAATAAACTTTAGTGGAAAGGGGTGAGAATTTTACATGCATGAATTTCCGGTGTGGCAGCTCGGATCGCTACAGATCGACATTTCAACGTTTATTGCGATAACGGTTTCCGCCATCATCACCTTTGTTGTGGCGAGACTTGCTGTGCGCAATTTATCGGTGGACAACCCTTCCAAGATGCAAAACTTTTTGGAATGGGCCGTCGAATTTGTTCACAATCTGATTTCCAGCGCAATGCCGCTTAACCGCGTCAAGCCTTTCATTTCCTTGGGTATGACGTTGATTATGTTTATTTTCATCTCCAACCTGCTTGGTTTGCCTTTCGGTATCGTGACAGATGTCCATCACGCTTACCCGGCACTAGGTATTACAGAGCAGCTGCTTCAGGAGAAGGGCGGACATTTGGAGCTGGCTTGGTGGAAATCGCCAACGGCTGACCTTTCCGTAACGGCTGGTCTGGCGCTGATTGTATTCATACTCGTGCATTATCTGGGCGTGAGATTGAACAGCAAGCATTACGTGAAACATTATTTCCATCCGTTCCCAATCTTTCTGCCGATCAACTTGATCGAGACAATCTCGAAGCCAGTAACTTTGGCACTGCGGCTATTCGCCAACATTTATGCGGGCGAAGTGCTGATCTCGACCATATTGATGCTGGGGGTTATCGGAACACCGTTCCTCGCCGCTTGGCAAGCATTTAGTATCTTTGTCGGTGCGATTCAGGCTTTCTTGTTCACTATGCTTACGATGGTGTACATTTCACAGGCTGCAATTCACGAGGAAGACCATTAATTTAAGCTTTATGCCTAGGATTTAATTACCCCCTAGGTCAGCAATACAAAACCAAAACGAGATATTATTGAGGAGGATTTTTAAAATGGAAGTATTGGCAGCAGCACTAGCAGTTGGTTTGGCCGCAATTGGCGCAGGTGTAGGTAACGGTATGATCGTCAGCAAAACAGTTGAAGGTATCGCTCGTCAGCCTGAGCTTCAAGGCAAACTGCAAACAACAATGTTTATCGGTGTAGGTATCGTCGAAGTTGTGCCGATTATCGGCGTAGTTATCGGCTTCCTTGCATTCTTTAAATAAGTTCAAATACGTATCTGGCGGGGAAGGCCTAGCCCTCTTCGCCTTCGTTGTGATTTAGACAATTTTATGGTAGGAAAGGAGTGTCTTTAATGGGATGGCATTGGGAATCGACAGTATATGCGATAGTAGCTTTTCTAGTATTGTACTGGTTGCTGAACAAGTACGCATTCGGTCCGCTGCTCAGCGTTATGGAGAAACGGAGACAACTCGTGCTTGAACAGATGAATACAGCTGAATCTAGCCGTAAACAAGCTGAGCAGCAAATGGTAGAGCAGAAAGCGGCTCTTGAGCAGGCTCGTAAAGAGGCTTACGAAATTATTGAGCAATCAAGAGTTACAAGCAGCAAGCAAGCCGATGAGATCGTGAACACTGCTAAGACAGAAGCGTCGCGCTTGAAAGATGATGCTCTTAAAGACATCGAAAGTGAGAAAAACAAGGCAATTGCAGCCCTTCGTTCTGAAGTTGGCGGTATTTCCGTTCAAATCGCTTCGAAAATCATTGAGAAGCAAGTTGACGAGAAATCGCAAGAGCAGCTTGTTAATCAATACCTGAAAGAAGTAAGCGGCAAATGAGCCGGGACGCAGCGGTAGCGAAGCGCTACGCCAAAGCGTTGTTCGAGCTTGCACAGCAAGGCGGCATTATTTCTGAGGTAGAGCAGCAGCTGCAAGCTATTGCACAAACGCTTGGAGAAGATTTGGAAATCCGTAAATTTCTAAGCTATCCGAATATTGATGCTTCGAAGAAGCTGGCCGTTCTTAAAGCCGCTTTTGGTGGAAGCATTTCCGAATTGCTGCTAAATACGCTGGAGCTGGTTTTTGTGCGCGGGCGTCAGGAG from the Paenibacillus sp. BIHB 4019 genome contains:
- the wecB gene encoding UDP-N-acetylglucosamine 2-epimerase (non-hydrolyzing); this translates as MSKLKVMTIFGTRPEAVKMAPLVLELNKHSDDIESIVCVTAQHRHMLDQVLDFFEIQPNYDLNVMKDRQTLTETTVRVLEGLDPILTEAKPDIVLVHGDTQTTFLASYAAFLKQIQVGHVEAGLRTWNKLSPYPEEMNRQLAGVLSDVHFAPTSWSASNLLKENKSESTIYVTGNTATDVFQYTVDPSFAHPVIDWAKGKRMILMTAHRRESLGEPHRNIFRAVKRIADEHEDVAIVYAVHPNPAVKEPATEILGGHPRIQLIDPLDVFEFHNFYPHAYMILTDSGGLQEEAPSFGVPTLVLRDTTERPEGIEAGTLELVGTDEEVVYSRASALLNDASLYEKMSHAANPYGDGQASTRIVQALLHHFGRNSERPDPFTQRS
- a CDS encoding AtpZ/AtpI family protein, with product MDKKNRRDNPLFAAGLVGGLGLQVAICIFLGYFLGSSLGERFGGGSGWTVGGILVGLAVGLLSGILLVKKVMEDADG
- a CDS encoding ATP synthase subunit I, coding for MDKIMNTAVRSLLFAMGACLLVWALMPNWRTVALGLLLGLAASFMNAFLLRRRVEMITLKAAGGTSRRMGMGLGSRIAMVLLVAMVAYRFPEDFSMPAALIGCMVMPFILLVAAYIHNRNKL
- the atpB gene encoding F0F1 ATP synthase subunit A, which gives rise to MHEFPVWQLGSLQIDISTFIAITVSAIITFVVARLAVRNLSVDNPSKMQNFLEWAVEFVHNLISSAMPLNRVKPFISLGMTLIMFIFISNLLGLPFGIVTDVHHAYPALGITEQLLQEKGGHLELAWWKSPTADLSVTAGLALIVFILVHYLGVRLNSKHYVKHYFHPFPIFLPINLIETISKPVTLALRLFANIYAGEVLISTILMLGVIGTPFLAAWQAFSIFVGAIQAFLFTMLTMVYISQAAIHEEDH
- the atpE gene encoding F0F1 ATP synthase subunit C, which produces MEVLAAALAVGLAAIGAGVGNGMIVSKTVEGIARQPELQGKLQTTMFIGVGIVEVVPIIGVVIGFLAFFK
- the atpF gene encoding F0F1 ATP synthase subunit B gives rise to the protein MGWHWESTVYAIVAFLVLYWLLNKYAFGPLLSVMEKRRQLVLEQMNTAESSRKQAEQQMVEQKAALEQARKEAYEIIEQSRVTSSKQADEIVNTAKTEASRLKDDALKDIESEKNKAIAALRSEVGGISVQIASKIIEKQVDEKSQEQLVNQYLKEVSGK